One window of the Dermacentor andersoni chromosome 10, qqDerAnde1_hic_scaffold, whole genome shotgun sequence genome contains the following:
- the LOC126519223 gene encoding copine-9-like, with amino-acid sequence MAAEVSTSSDALDIRLELTWSGVRDQRSHTGTWLDTFAVYSVSDGPDRAVFRELDRSKPGKDCAAVFATSYCFGETHLLLFELFSVNRISKANEPIGRAVCGAIDMLVYLDTPYTRTLVDRKGAKVPGSITVVPRAASHPGGFVALEFSARSLPVKKLFRSSDPMLELCAQDGNAVLVTEVVSRNRTPRWKPQVVNSDRFPGGVLKARCYDVSLTGERTLIGQAIVLLDEVETGTVLPLEVPAVAAAGLEPSLGDELPALLVERCRQFPWTLIDYLHGDFSLHFAFVVDLSSSNGDLSAGSEMRRQYESVILAFDDVVQQFDEDQLLPALAFGARSSAGLISEPFAFLSAKGQPRVNGVQGVLEAYTQSLERLLPSEPSELAPALMYLAQLSQPARYHVVLVLTDGRLDYGLSTLDCLAKASTCAMSVVLLVIGEEGCSRALRRDLLSRRRAGLRECVHVLEVAPYRDRMHLLPREALVAVPEQVVQFLALNDVEPALGVQ; translated from the coding sequence ATGGCGGCCGAGGTGTCGACGTCGAGTGACGCGCTCGATATCCGCCTCGAGCTGACCTGGTCGGGCGTTCGCGACCAGCGCAGCCACACGGGCACGTGGCTGGACACGTTCGCCGTCTACTCGGTGAGCGACGGCCCGGATCGAGCTGTCTTCCGCGAGCTGGACCGTTCCAAACCAGGCAAGGACTGCGCGGCCGTCTTCGCCACCTCGTACTGCTTCGGCGAGACGCACCTGCTGCTCTTCGAGCTGTTCAGCGTGAACCGCATATCCAAAGCGAACGAGCCCATAGGTCGCGCTGTGTGCGGCGCCATTGACATGCTCGTCTACCTGGACACGCCCTACACGCGGACTCTGGTGGACAGGAAAGGAGCCAAGGTACCCGGCAGCATCACGGTGGTTCCCCGCGCCGCCAGTCACCCGGGCGGTTTTGTGGCGCTCGAGTTCTCGGCCCGCTCGCTTCCGGTCAAGAAGCTGTTCCGCTCGAGCGACCCCATGCTGGAGCTCTGCGCCCAGGACGGCAACGCGGTCCTCGTCACCGAGGTGGTCTCGCGCAACCGGACGCCGCGCTGGAAGCCGCAGGTGGTCAACTCCGACCGCTTTCCCGGCGGCGTTCTGAAGGCTCGCTGCTACGACGTGAGCCTGACCGGGGAGCGCACCTTAATCGGCCAGGCGATCGTGCTGCTCGACGAGGTCGAGACCGGCACCGTGCTCCCGCTAGAGGTGCCCGCGGTCGCGGCGGCGGGTCTTGAGCCCAGCTTGGGTGACGAGCTGCCCGCGCTGCTCGTGGAGCGGTGTCGCCAGTTTCCCTGGACGCTCATCGACTACCTGCACGGCGACTTCTCGCTGCACTTCGCCTTCGTGGTGGACCTGAGCTCCTCGAACGGCGACCTGAGCGCCGGAAGCGAGATGCGGCGCCAGTACGAGTCGGTCATCCTCGCGTTCGACGACGTCGTGCAGCAGTTCGACGAAGACCAGCTCCTGCCGGCGCTGGCCTTCGGCGCCCGCTCCTCAGCCGGTTTGATCAGCGAACCTTTCGCATTCCTCTCGGCCAAGGGACAGCCTCGCGTCAACGGCGTTCAGGGAGTGCTGGAGGCGTACACCCAGAGCCTCGAACGGCTGCTCCCGTCCGAGCCTTCGGAACTGGCGCCTGCCCTGATGTACCTGGCCCAGCTTTCGCAACCGGCCCGGTATCACGTGGTGCTGGTCCTAACGGACGGCCGACTGGACTACGGGCTGAGCACGCTGGACTGCCTGGCGAAGGCGTCGACGTGCGCCATGTCCGTCGTGCTCCTGGTGATCGGCGAAGAAGGCTGCAGCCGCGCGCTTCGCCGGGACTTGCTGTCGCGCCGTCGTGCGGGCTTACGAGAGTGCGTGCACGTACTCGAAGTGGCACCATACCGCGACCGCATGCACTTGCTGCCGCGAGAGGCGCTGGTCGCAGTGCCGGAGCAGGTGGTGCAGTTCCTGGCGCTCAACGACGTCGAGCCCGCACTTGGCGTCCAGTGA